One region of Macadamia integrifolia cultivar HAES 741 chromosome 11, SCU_Mint_v3, whole genome shotgun sequence genomic DNA includes:
- the LOC122093759 gene encoding G-type lectin S-receptor-like serine/threonine-protein kinase At4g27290 isoform X1 — protein sequence MTEKIEGEKSMGSLFFLVTCSVFLCFCSIYTESIAVNSITRSQPLSDGQTLVSGQERFVLGFFSAGVSRNRYVGIWYTDIPVQTVVWVANRDKPLIDSSGVLRIDVRGNLVLVNQKNYIFWSSNLSRAAENPVVELLESGNLVLQDQRGGVAGDFLWQSFDYPSDTLLPGMKLGWNLKTGLDRRLTSWKSPDDPSSGELSYGIELHGYPEAVMWKGTEEHYRSGPWNGLRYSGAPELAPNMVFSFSFTANADEVYYIYQLNQQGSILSRLVLNQSSNNGGELQRFTWNGKSNSWQLFLSVPRDYCDTYGLCGAYSNCDTNQSPPCRCLGGFKPKSLGNWNSMDWSGGCVQKTALSCKGHEGFLMFSGLKLPDTKRTWVNRSMDLNECEMMCLKNCSCNAYARADVRGGGSGCVLWFGDLIDIRQFPISSSSSGQDLFIRVDASELAVAQGDSKRKGKVIVAVTIALVSGILLLGCSGWYLWKWKINMTSPEGKEVDNEEQDIVEKSQMDDLELPCFNLATIAIATNNFSDSNKLGEGGFGPVYKGELCGGQEIAVKRLSKNSLQGIDEFKNEVILISKLQHRNLVKVLGCCIEGAETMLIYEYMENKSLDHYIFDEKRSTLLDWEKRFNIVFGIARGLLYLHQDSRLRIIHRDLKASNILLDCNMEPKISDFGMARIFGGDQIEAETDKVVGTYGYMSPEYAIEGLFSVKSDVFSFGVLVLEMVSGKKNRGFSKPEHQLNLLGHAWKLWNEGKALELIVPSVRDSCVATEVLRCIHVGLLCVQQQMENRPTMSSVVFMLGSENAVLPQPQQPGFFSEKYSTKASSSSSSMQHSSSTNCVTVTLLSGR from the exons ATGACTGAAAAAATAGAGGGGGAAAAATCGATGGGGAGCCTCTTTTTTCTTGTTACCTGCTCTGTTTTCCTCTGTTTCTGTTCTATATATACAGAATCGATTGCAGTTAACTCCATCACTCGATCTCAGCCCCTGAGTGATGGACAAACCTTGGTTTCCGGACAAGAAAGATTCGTACTGGGTTTCTTCAGTGCTGGTGTATCTAGGAATCGTTACGTTGGGATCTGGTACACGGATATCCCTGTTCAAACGGTCGTCTGGGTCGCAAACAGAGATAAACCACTTATAGACTCATCCGGTGTACTCAGGATCGACGTTAGAGGCAATCTTGTCCTTGTCAatcaaaaaaattacatattttgGTCTTCAAATTTGTCCAGAGCAGCTGAGAATCCAGTGGTAGAGCTCCTGGAAtctggaaatcttgttttgcaAGACCAAAGAGGTGGTGTGGCAGGGGACTTTCTCTGGCAGAGCTTCGATTACCCATCGGATACGTTGCTCCCCGGGATGAAACTGGGATGGAACTTGAAGACTGGACTGGATCGTCGCCTAACGTCATGGAAGAGCCCCGATGACCCTTCTTCAGGAGAGCTCAGTTATGGGATTGAGCTCCATGGATACCCAGAAGCAGTGATGTGGAAGGGAACCGAAGAGCACTACCGGAGTGGACCTTGGAACGGGCTTAGGTACTCCGGGGCACCTGAATTGGCACCCAATATGGTGTTTAGCTTCAGCTTCACGGCCAACGCGGACGAGGTGTACTACATATACCAACTTAACCAACAGGGATCGATTCTATCAAGGTTGGTATTGAACCAGAGCAGCAACAATGGCGGTGAGCTTCAACGTTTTACATGGAATGGTAAGAGCAATAGTTGGCAGCTATTTTTATCAGTTCCAAGAGATTATTGCGACACTTACGGTCTATGTGGGGCATACAGTAACTGCGACACGAACCAGTCGCCCCCTTGCCGGTGTTTGGGAGGATTCAAGCCAAAGTCGCTGGGAAACTGGAATTCCATGGATTGGTCCGGCGGATGTGTGCAAAAGACGGCGTTGAGTTGCAAGGGGCATGAGGGGTTTCTGATGTTTAGTGGGTTGAAGCTGCCGGATACGAAACGTACATGGGTGAACAGGAGCATGGATTTGAATGAGTGTGAGATGATGTGTTTGAAGAATTGTTCCTGTAACGCTTATGCCAGAGCAGATGTTAGAGGAGGTGGGAGTGGGTGTGTTCTCTGGTTCGGTGATCTGATCGACATTAGACAGTTTCCTATTAGCAGTTCAAGTAGTGGGCAAGATCTTTTCATCCGTGTTGATGCTTCTGAATTAG CGGTTGCACAAGGTGATTCCAAGAGAAAGGGCAAAGTGATAGTGGCAGTCACAATAGCACTAGTTTCAGGAATACTTCTCCTGGGCTGCTCTGGTTGGTACCTTTGGAAGTGGAAGATCAACATGACAAGTCCCGAAG GCAAGGAAGTGGATAATGAAGAGCAAGATATTGTAGAAAAGAGCCAAATGGATGACCTTGAGCTACCTTGTTTCAATTTGGCCACCATTGCTATAGCCACAAATAACTTCTCAGACTCAAATAAGCTCGGTGAAGGTGGCTTTGGCCCTGTTTACAAG GGTGAACTATGTGGGGGACAAGAAATAGCTGTGAAGAGGCTCTCCAAGAACTCATTACAAGGAATTGACGAATTCAAGAATGAAGTCATATTAATTTCAAAACTTCAACATAGGAATCTTGTTAAGGTTCTTGGTTGTTGTATTGAAGGTGCAGAAACCATGTTGATCTATGAGTATATGGAGAACAAGAGCTTGGACCATTATATTTTTG ATGAGAAAAGAAGCACATTACTAGACTGGGAAAAGCGCTTCAACATTGTTTTTGGAATTGCTCGGGGACTTCTTTATCTCCATCAGGACTCTAGACTACGAATTATTCATAGAGATCTCAAAGCAAGCAATATTTTACTAGACTGCAATATGGAACCAAAAATTTCAGACTTTGGTATGGCGAGAATTTTTGGAGGAGATCAAATAGAAGCAGAAACAGACAAGGTGGTTGGAACATA TGGTTATATGTCTCCGGAGTATGCAATAGAAGGGCTCTTTTCGGTAAAGTCAGATGTTTTCAGCTTTGGAGTTCTGGTGTTAGAGATggtaagtgggaagaagaaCAGGGGGTTTTCTAAACCAGAACATCAACTTAACCTACTTGGGCAT GCATGGAAACTTTGGAATGAAGGAAAGGCTTTGGAACTGATAGTCCCATCAGTGAGAGATTCATGTGTTGCAACTGAAGTGTTAAGATGTATTCATGTGGGTCTCTTGTGCGTCCAACAACAAATGGAGAACAGGCCAACCATGTCATCGGTGGTGTTCATGTTGGGTAGTGAAAATGCAGTGCTGCCCCAACCTCAGCAACCAGGCTTTTTTTCAGAGAAGTATTCCACCAAGGCAAGTTCATCATCTTCAAGTATGCAACACTCCTCTTCCACAAATTGTGTAACAGTTACATTGTTATCAGGTCGATAG
- the LOC122093759 gene encoding G-type lectin S-receptor-like serine/threonine-protein kinase At4g27290 isoform X2, whose product MTEKIEGEKSMGSLFFLVTCSVFLCFCSIYTESIAVNSITRSQPLSDGQTLVSGQERFVLGFFSAGVSRNRYVGIWYTDIPVQTVVWVANRDKPLIDSSGVLRIDVRGNLVLVNQKNYIFWSSNLSRAAENPVVELLESGNLVLQDQRGGVAGDFLWQSFDYPSDTLLPGMKLGWNLKTGLDRRLTSWKSPDDPSSGELSYGIELHGYPEAVMWKGTEEHYRSGPWNGLRYSGAPELAPNMVFSFSFTANADEVYYIYQLNQQGSILSRLVLNQSSNNGGELQRFTWNGKSNSWQLFLSVPRDYCDTYGLCGAYSNCDTNQSPPCRCLGGFKPKSLGNWNSMDWSGGCVQKTALSCKGHEGFLMFSGLKLPDTKRTWVNRSMDLNECEMMCLKNCSCNAYARADVRGGGSGCVLWFGDLIDIRQFPISSSSSGQDLFIRVDASELGKEVDNEEQDIVEKSQMDDLELPCFNLATIAIATNNFSDSNKLGEGGFGPVYKGELCGGQEIAVKRLSKNSLQGIDEFKNEVILISKLQHRNLVKVLGCCIEGAETMLIYEYMENKSLDHYIFDEKRSTLLDWEKRFNIVFGIARGLLYLHQDSRLRIIHRDLKASNILLDCNMEPKISDFGMARIFGGDQIEAETDKVVGTYGYMSPEYAIEGLFSVKSDVFSFGVLVLEMVSGKKNRGFSKPEHQLNLLGHAWKLWNEGKALELIVPSVRDSCVATEVLRCIHVGLLCVQQQMENRPTMSSVVFMLGSENAVLPQPQQPGFFSEKYSTKASSSSSSMQHSSSTNCVTVTLLSGR is encoded by the exons ATGACTGAAAAAATAGAGGGGGAAAAATCGATGGGGAGCCTCTTTTTTCTTGTTACCTGCTCTGTTTTCCTCTGTTTCTGTTCTATATATACAGAATCGATTGCAGTTAACTCCATCACTCGATCTCAGCCCCTGAGTGATGGACAAACCTTGGTTTCCGGACAAGAAAGATTCGTACTGGGTTTCTTCAGTGCTGGTGTATCTAGGAATCGTTACGTTGGGATCTGGTACACGGATATCCCTGTTCAAACGGTCGTCTGGGTCGCAAACAGAGATAAACCACTTATAGACTCATCCGGTGTACTCAGGATCGACGTTAGAGGCAATCTTGTCCTTGTCAatcaaaaaaattacatattttgGTCTTCAAATTTGTCCAGAGCAGCTGAGAATCCAGTGGTAGAGCTCCTGGAAtctggaaatcttgttttgcaAGACCAAAGAGGTGGTGTGGCAGGGGACTTTCTCTGGCAGAGCTTCGATTACCCATCGGATACGTTGCTCCCCGGGATGAAACTGGGATGGAACTTGAAGACTGGACTGGATCGTCGCCTAACGTCATGGAAGAGCCCCGATGACCCTTCTTCAGGAGAGCTCAGTTATGGGATTGAGCTCCATGGATACCCAGAAGCAGTGATGTGGAAGGGAACCGAAGAGCACTACCGGAGTGGACCTTGGAACGGGCTTAGGTACTCCGGGGCACCTGAATTGGCACCCAATATGGTGTTTAGCTTCAGCTTCACGGCCAACGCGGACGAGGTGTACTACATATACCAACTTAACCAACAGGGATCGATTCTATCAAGGTTGGTATTGAACCAGAGCAGCAACAATGGCGGTGAGCTTCAACGTTTTACATGGAATGGTAAGAGCAATAGTTGGCAGCTATTTTTATCAGTTCCAAGAGATTATTGCGACACTTACGGTCTATGTGGGGCATACAGTAACTGCGACACGAACCAGTCGCCCCCTTGCCGGTGTTTGGGAGGATTCAAGCCAAAGTCGCTGGGAAACTGGAATTCCATGGATTGGTCCGGCGGATGTGTGCAAAAGACGGCGTTGAGTTGCAAGGGGCATGAGGGGTTTCTGATGTTTAGTGGGTTGAAGCTGCCGGATACGAAACGTACATGGGTGAACAGGAGCATGGATTTGAATGAGTGTGAGATGATGTGTTTGAAGAATTGTTCCTGTAACGCTTATGCCAGAGCAGATGTTAGAGGAGGTGGGAGTGGGTGTGTTCTCTGGTTCGGTGATCTGATCGACATTAGACAGTTTCCTATTAGCAGTTCAAGTAGTGGGCAAGATCTTTTCATCCGTGTTGATGCTTCTGAATTAG GCAAGGAAGTGGATAATGAAGAGCAAGATATTGTAGAAAAGAGCCAAATGGATGACCTTGAGCTACCTTGTTTCAATTTGGCCACCATTGCTATAGCCACAAATAACTTCTCAGACTCAAATAAGCTCGGTGAAGGTGGCTTTGGCCCTGTTTACAAG GGTGAACTATGTGGGGGACAAGAAATAGCTGTGAAGAGGCTCTCCAAGAACTCATTACAAGGAATTGACGAATTCAAGAATGAAGTCATATTAATTTCAAAACTTCAACATAGGAATCTTGTTAAGGTTCTTGGTTGTTGTATTGAAGGTGCAGAAACCATGTTGATCTATGAGTATATGGAGAACAAGAGCTTGGACCATTATATTTTTG ATGAGAAAAGAAGCACATTACTAGACTGGGAAAAGCGCTTCAACATTGTTTTTGGAATTGCTCGGGGACTTCTTTATCTCCATCAGGACTCTAGACTACGAATTATTCATAGAGATCTCAAAGCAAGCAATATTTTACTAGACTGCAATATGGAACCAAAAATTTCAGACTTTGGTATGGCGAGAATTTTTGGAGGAGATCAAATAGAAGCAGAAACAGACAAGGTGGTTGGAACATA TGGTTATATGTCTCCGGAGTATGCAATAGAAGGGCTCTTTTCGGTAAAGTCAGATGTTTTCAGCTTTGGAGTTCTGGTGTTAGAGATggtaagtgggaagaagaaCAGGGGGTTTTCTAAACCAGAACATCAACTTAACCTACTTGGGCAT GCATGGAAACTTTGGAATGAAGGAAAGGCTTTGGAACTGATAGTCCCATCAGTGAGAGATTCATGTGTTGCAACTGAAGTGTTAAGATGTATTCATGTGGGTCTCTTGTGCGTCCAACAACAAATGGAGAACAGGCCAACCATGTCATCGGTGGTGTTCATGTTGGGTAGTGAAAATGCAGTGCTGCCCCAACCTCAGCAACCAGGCTTTTTTTCAGAGAAGTATTCCACCAAGGCAAGTTCATCATCTTCAAGTATGCAACACTCCTCTTCCACAAATTGTGTAACAGTTACATTGTTATCAGGTCGATAG